The window GTCGACGACGAGGACTGTGCGTACGAAGTCTGTGACTCTGCTGCAGACTATCGCGTGCAGTTGGAGAACGACTACCTCTTCTACTGCTGCCAGGAGTGTTCGCGCCGTAATCGCGTCTACGCGAGGGAGAACGACTTGCTGGAGAACAAGGTGCAGCCATGAGCCAGTCCAAAGGCGGCCACCCTGGCGCACCTCAGGCGGGCTCGGTCGTCCGCAACTATGCGGACCTCCTCAACTGGTTGCCTGACCCGCCGGAGACGTTTTTCATGGCCGATGTGCCAGAGGACTACGTTGGGACGATTCGCTCACTGTCCCACGACAGTGTCATCGCCAAGGAGGGCTGGGAGGCCTACGACGGTGAATCGATGCCGACCGAGAACAGCCGGCGTGTCTGGAAGGTCGAATCCTGGGCCAGCGAGCGCGCGGCTGAGATCGTCGCGAACCGCGACGCGATCTGTCCGTGCGGCCACGCCGGCGTCCAGAACTGCGGCGACCACTACGCCTGTAGTTTCGAAGCCTGCGACCAGGCGTTCGAGCGTGACGAGCTGGAGGTGGATAGATGACGAGCCAGCAGGACCGCACGGACGGAGCGGTCGACTGGCCGGCACAATTCGAACGGACGCCCGCGTCACAACGCGTCCACACCTCGAAGTTCGGCGTTACGTTCCACGAGGCACTTCGGCGCATCGAGACGGAACTACTGGATCGCGTCGGCGCTGATGATTGGCGCGTCTCGACGGCCGCTCCCCACCGGAAACAGGACGGGATGCCGTATGCGAACGCCAACCCGTCGGATCCAGCGGTCGTGGTCCGGTGGTCGAAAGATGGCCAGCAATTCGCCGTCGCCTGCGATCACTACACGGACTGGCGGGACAACGCCCGGGCGATTGGGCTGTACATTCGTGAGAAGCGCAAGATGTCTGACCGGCCGGTGACGACCGGGCAGTCCGAGTTCGCGACGGCGCGGCTGCCCAGCGGCAACGAAGAAGCCATCGTCGCCGACGCGCCGGCCGACCAGCCAGCGCCGCACGAGGTCCTCGATGTCACGCCGGACGCTCCCGAAGACGTCGTCGAGGCGGCCTACCGTCAGAAGACGAAGACTGCCCACCCCGACCAGGGCGGCAGCGCCGAGGAACTGAAGCGCGTCCGCCAGGCGAAGGAAGCGATGTTGGACGGAGGGGAGCGATGAGTGATGGCCGCGATCTCTCCCCACGCGAGGCAGCGGAGCGCTGGCTTGATCGTCGACGACCAGACGTTCGCGACTCCACGCTGTCGACGCTGTGGTACCGCCTCAAACTGTTCGTCGAGTACTGCGAGCGAGAAGGGTTCGACTCCATTCGTGACATCGACGGATGGGACATTGACGAGTATCAGCTGCATCGCCATCAGAACGCCAAACCTCTCACGCTTAACAAGGAACTCGGGACGCTCCGGCAGTGGCTGGAGTACTGTGTCTCGATTGGAGTCGTCGACGAGGCTGTCCCGACGGCTGTTGAGATACCCGATGTCGATCCAGCAGACCGCAGTGACGACACGATGCTGCCGCCAGAGCGTGGCGAGGCGTTACTCTCGTGGTATCGCGATAGTCCCCAGCGCGCGAGTCGCCCACACGCTCTCCTGGAAATCTTCTGGACCGTCGGCTGTCGGTCGGGGGCGCTACGGAGTCTCGATGTGCGAGATTTCAACGCCGACGAACAGTGGCTCCGATTCGAGCACCGGCCGGAGACCGGCACCGAGCTCAAGAAGGGTCGTCGTGGCGAGCGCTACGTCGGGTTGCTCGACGAGCCGACGGCCGTCCTTGCCGAGTTCCTGGATCGCGAGCGGATGGACATCTCCGACAGGTACGGCCGCTCGCCGCTCATCCCCAGCGAGGCAGGGCGACCGGCGACTAGTACTATCCGCGATTGGTGCTACTTGGCGACGGTCCCCTGCAAGCACGGCCCCTGCCCGCACGAGAACGACCCGGCCTCCTGTGAGTATCTGTCGTACGTCACGGCAAGCGGATGTCCGTCAAGTCGGTCGCCCCACCAGGTGCGGACAGGCTCGATTACATGGCAGCTCTCCCGTGGCGTCCCGATTGAGGTCATTGCAGATCGGGTCAACTCCAGCCCAGATACCATCGAAGAACACTACGACAAGGAAGATCCGCGGCGCGAACTCGAAGTGCGCCGCCGCGGCCACCTCGACGCACTTTCACTTGACGATGACACCAGAACGCACGAGTAACGACAGTGGTATCGGTCCAAAACCAGGGGACGGCGATAGGTTCGTAGCCGAAATCTGCCCGAACCCATCCTACCTTAAGGGATTCCGGCAACAACATCCGGAAGTCACTTCTCAAATCGCGGGGGTGAGCCGCTGTGTCTAAGCAACAGCGGCAGTTCGACCCCGATTCCTTACCGAACCCCCGCTGTTTGTACTGTGGTGAGTCGTTCGATCCAGACGACCAACCGCAGTGTCCAGCGCGCGCTGAGGGGGTGTGCCGCCCATGATCGTCGGCGGCCCGCTCCCCGCGTGTCACGAGACGATCGACAACCACGACGACTGGCGCGCGGCGAAAGATACCGATCTTGACCAGCGTGGTCCCTGCCGCTACTGCTTCCCCGAGTGCGAGACTACTGGGGATATCGACGCGCCGCTGTCGCAGTTGGTGACCGCAGACTCCCGCTCGGGCCGCGTGGTTCACATCGACGCCGACCACGGCGACCCGACCTACGACCCACCCATCAGACAGTCGTCGCTGGCCGCCCAGCTCGCCGCTGAGGACTTCGGACCGGAAGATATCGGGCTCGACCCGGTCGCGGGAGGTGACGTCTGATGCCGAGTGAGTGGCCCGTTGAGCGAGATGATCACGCGTACAAGCCACTCCCAGAGAGCTGGCTCGACCACCCAGCCGCGGAGGACCCTTCGAAGCGAGGGCCGCGCTGTCTGGCCGTCAGCTGTGAGATCAAGGAGGGGCGCATCATCCGCGTCCGCTACGGTCACCTCGTCAGCGCGAACGTCGTCGAGACGGTTGGACCCGCGGTCGCGAATCCAGATGGGGAGGGCTACGTGCCGAAGGGGCTGGTCGACGGCACGGGCTGGCCCCGGTCGTACGTGCCATCGCCGGGTGTCGACCTGGACGAGTTGCGGACCTGCGAGCGCCGACATCTCGTCGACCTCTGGCGCGATCGGTTGGACTTCGCCTTCGAGTACGAGCGCGAGGTCCTCGACGAGGATCCGGAAGCACGTCTGGTCGCTGATGGCGGACTACCAGTTGATGAGACTGCTCGATGCGAGGATTGCGGCGTCTCCAACCGCGAAGAAGCCTTGCGAGCGATTCAGGTGTGCGATGGTGGTCGGGAGTTGTTGTGCTCTTCGTGCTTCGAGGACGCGCTTGCTGACGGTCGCGTGTCCCGAGACGACGAGCGGCTGAAGACCGATGGCGGCCAGGTTGCACTCTCACGCAACCCCGACGTGCGGGAAGTGGCACAGTTGGAGCATGACGAGTACAAGCCCACGTGTCCCGATTGCGGACGCTATGTCGGGCACTCGAAGAGCGGCGGCAAACCGCTTCCGGGAATCGTTCCAGAATGTTTCGGATGGGAGTGTCAGGACTGCAATCTGACCTTCCCGTCCAACTGTGCAGGCCGGAACGCTCCCGGGTTCAACGACAGCATGGCCGGTCTGAAAGTCAAGTTTCGCGACGGGAAGGCTCGATGGGTTCCAGTTCCAGAGCGGTATATCGGACCTGACGTTGACGACCACGGAGGTGACCAGGCGTGAGTCGCTCGCGAGATCCCCTCGCAGAGCCGAAAGCCATCGGCGAGGACGTCGAGGCACTCGTCATAGACGCCGTCGACGGCCTACAGGCCGCGGGCAACGCCGAGGCGTTCTACGACGCCGTCGCGACGGACGTGATCGGCCCGCGGACCGCCCCAACTGTGTCCTTTGGCGGCATCCCGCTGGTCGACGCCGACACGCTAGTCGAGATCAAGGCCTGCAAGCGCCACGTCAGCAACGGCGCGCGCGGAAACCGGCCTGGGCGGTGGCTGATTCCCGTCGACCAGCTCGACGCAATGGTCTCCGAGAGCGGCGTGTTCCTGCTGGCTGTCTACGAGGAGCACGAGGACGCGAAGCGCCTCGTCGAGATGGTGATCGTCCCAGCGACCCTCCTGGAAGAACACCTGCGCGATAGCTGGTACGAGGTCGACCGCCACGAGCAGGAAGTGGCGCAATTGCCCTGGCCCGAACTCGTCGGTCGGGGGTGACCGGCGATGGCAGGTGAGGGCCAGACCCGGGCAACCCGCAGTCACACGCACGAGCGAAGCGCGGAACTTCGCGAGAAGATCGGCGAAGACCCCGCTCGCTTCCTCGACCGGCCGCTGTTCGACAGTGGCTCGCAGTATAACACGGAGCCGGGCTGGTTCATCCAGAAGCGCATCGAGGGCATCGACTCCAAGCGCGTCATCAACTTCTGGCTCCAGATCGAGCACCAACTCGACCGCGGGCCGCGCGAGAAGATCGTCGAGATGCTGGAGCGCCGGGCGTCGCGCCTGGACGAAATCGGCGAGCGCCCCGACCGCCTGGAAGAGCGCGACGGTCGGGACCGGCCGCCCGGTGAGTGGTACATCGTTCGCGATGGCGAAGCGAAACCCTGGGACGAGGTCGACCGGAACGCGGCCGGCGCTGGCGTGTCTGGAACTTCTCGGGCTCTCGCGACCGACGGAGGTGAGGGCGATGTCTGAGATATCTATCGATTACCGACGGGCCCTACGTAACGCGTGTTCATGCACGGGTAGGAATACCGCCCCTCCTGAGTTTCCGCCAGACCCATCGTCGTCGTCATCCCCACCTTCATCTCCGTCGTGGGTAAGTAGTTGGAAAACCGCAACAACAGCCGTTACGGTACCACTGAAAGCCGCTACAACTTCTGGAG of the Salinibaculum sp. SYNS191 genome contains:
- a CDS encoding tyrosine-type recombinase/integrase, with protein sequence MSDGRDLSPREAAERWLDRRRPDVRDSTLSTLWYRLKLFVEYCEREGFDSIRDIDGWDIDEYQLHRHQNAKPLTLNKELGTLRQWLEYCVSIGVVDEAVPTAVEIPDVDPADRSDDTMLPPERGEALLSWYRDSPQRASRPHALLEIFWTVGCRSGALRSLDVRDFNADEQWLRFEHRPETGTELKKGRRGERYVGLLDEPTAVLAEFLDRERMDISDRYGRSPLIPSEAGRPATSTIRDWCYLATVPCKHGPCPHENDPASCEYLSYVTASGCPSSRSPHQVRTGSITWQLSRGVPIEVIADRVNSSPDTIEEHYDKEDPRRELEVRRRGHLDALSLDDDTRTHE
- a CDS encoding J domain-containing protein, whose product is MTSQQDRTDGAVDWPAQFERTPASQRVHTSKFGVTFHEALRRIETELLDRVGADDWRVSTAAPHRKQDGMPYANANPSDPAVVVRWSKDGQQFAVACDHYTDWRDNARAIGLYIREKRKMSDRPVTTGQSEFATARLPSGNEEAIVADAPADQPAPHEVLDVTPDAPEDVVEAAYRQKTKTAHPDQGGSAEELKRVRQAKEAMLDGGER